Within Caviibacter abscessus, the genomic segment TAGGAGTAATAAGACTAGATTATGCTTGGCCTTTAATTAATGCAAATGGAAATAGCAAAGGTAAATTCTCATTTGGATTTGGTCAAACATTCTAATATATATTAAGGACTAGCAGATGTTAGTCCTTACTTTGATAGAAGGAGAAAAATGAAAAAAACAAGTAGGCAAGGGAATGCACATTCATTAGTTGTGGGAGTATCTGTTTATGTAGCAG encodes:
- a CDS encoding BamA/TamA family outer membrane protein, which translates into the protein MFKKENLKIDLGLGARITTPIGVIRLDYAWPLINANGNSKGKFSFGFGQTF